From the Lolium rigidum isolate FL_2022 chromosome 2, APGP_CSIRO_Lrig_0.1, whole genome shotgun sequence genome, one window contains:
- the LOC124689478 gene encoding LRR receptor-like serine/threonine-protein kinase FLS2, with amino-acid sequence MYRSLAKFVLLLAAAAVTWSSFFLDAHARSAHEASASCIERERDALLAFKHGLYDIDDYLVSWQHESQNCCQWEGITCRSTTGHVIQLDLHGRYYLDGQISPSLLSLEQIEYLNLNHTCLTGPNGGVPKFLGSLKNLRHLDLSFMVFNGTVPPQLGNLSKLEYLDLSGSDMYSTDISWLTHLPLVVYLDMSGMNLSSIAAGWSLVVNNLPSLEYLGLASCSLSGANQFLEHQNLTKLHHLDLSYNYFGHPVASAWFWNVTSIKYIDISETSLHGPFPNALGNMTSLQHLFFPCSLDFDYGVTTCNKATMTVDMRNLCDLEELVLDGSLSSGNITKFLENLPQCPSNRFKYLSLKSNNMNGIMAAGLGQLNSLIRLHLPYNNISGSIPLSIGNLSYLEYLDLSNNHLTGHITPELANLTSLQYISMSNNNLIGPIPLWTARQGRLEYLDLSYNSFNGTIQLGIGLCTRLRYLSLSYNHLTGPIPPWLGNCTKMGYLSLSSNQLTGPIPMEIASCTDLGYLSLSNNLLTGHVPSKIGMLINLTELDLRNNYLDGMITNEHLVTLTKLLHLDLSNNFFRGPLPSEFGIQLGLYEFIVSSNNFIGHIPKSICQLGRLIVLDLSNNFLEGEFPQCSQEPNLVFLLLNNNRFSGKFPSSLRNYSNLAFVDMSRNNLYGEVPQWIGELVYLRFLQLSHNLFHGKIPTSITNL; translated from the exons ATGTATCGCTCCCTCGCCAAGTTCGTTTTGCTCCTCGCGGCAGCAGCGGTGACTTGGAGCAGCTTCTTTCTCGACGCCCATGCACGTTCGGCACATGAGGCCAGCGCGAGCTGCATAGAGCGTGAGAGGGACGCCTTGCTGGCCTTCAAGCACGGCCtctacgacatcgacgactacctcgtgTCGTGGCAACATGAGAGCCAGAATTGCTGCCAGTGGGAAGGCATCACCTGCAGAAGCACGACCGGCCATGTCATCCAGCTTGACCTTCACGGAAGATATTATTTAGACGGCCAGATAAGTCCATCCTTGCTATCTCTAGAGCAAATTGAATACCTCAATCTGAACCATAC ATGTCTTACTGGGCCTAATGGTGGTGTTCCCAAGTTCTTGGGTTCTCTAAAGAACTTGAGGCATCTCGATCTCTCCTTCATGGTATTCAATGGTACAGTCCCTCCACAGCTTGGGAACCTTTCCAAGCTGGAATACCTCGACCTCTCCGGCTCAGACATGTACTCAACAGACATCTCATGGTTAACCCACCTACCTCTGGTGGTGTATCTTGATATGAGTGGTATGAATCTCAGCTCAATTGCTGCTGGTTGGTCTCTTGTGGTAAATAACCTTCCATCTTTGGAGTATCTCGGTCTTGCTTCGTGCTCACTATCAGGTGCAAACCAGTTCCTTGAACACCAAAATCTCACAAAACTTCACCACCTTGATCTCTCCTATAACTACTTCGGTCATCCAGTTGCGTCCGCTTGGTTTTGGAATGTAACAAGCATCAAATACATTGACATCTCTGAAACCTCTCTTCATGGTCCATTTCCTAACGCACTAGGAAATATGACGTCCCTCCAACATCTATTTTTTCCATGCAGTCTGGATTTCGATTACGGAGTGACCACATGTAACAAGGCAACAATGACAGTTGACATGAGAAATCTTTGTGATTTGGAAGAACTAGTGCTTGATGGAAGTCTATCCTCTGGAAACATTACAAAGTTTCTAGAGAATCTGCCACAATGTCCATCCAACAGATTCAAATACTTGAGTTTGAAGAGCAACAATATGAATGGAATAATGGCAGCTGGATTGGGTCAGTTAAATAGCTTAATTAGGCTTCACCTTCCTTACAATAACATTTCAGGATCAATACCACTAAGCATAGGAAATTTGTCTTATTTAGAGTACCTTGACCTTTCTAACAACCATCTTACTGGGCATATAACGCCAGAGCTAGCGAATTTGACTAGTTTGCAGTATATATCAATGTCCAATAACAATCTTATTGGACCTATACCCCTATGGACAGCGCGACAGGGGAGATTAGAATATCTTGACCTTTCATACAATAGTTTTAATGGAACAATACAGTTGGGCATAGGGTTGTGCACTAGATTACGTTACCTCTCACTTTCTTACAACCATCTCACTGGCCCTATACCACCATGGTTGGGGAATTGCACTAAAATGGGGTATCTTTCTCTTTCCAGCAACCAACTTACTGGACCTATACCAATGGAGATAGCTAGTTGCACTGATCTAGGTTACCTTAGTCTTTCTAATAACCTTCTGACTGGACATGTGCCATCCAAGATTGGTATGCTCATAAATTTGACAGAACTAGACCTTAGAAACAATTACCTGGATGGCATGATAACAAATGAACACCTAGTTACTCTAACAAAGTTATTGCACTTGGATTTATCGAATAATTTTTTCAGAGGTCCTCTTCCATCAGAGTTTGGTATTCAGTTAGGCTTATATGAATTCATTGTATCCTCCAATAACTTCATAGGCCATATTCCTAAATCCATTTGCCAGTTGGGAAGACTAATTGTCTTAGATTTATCGAACAACTTTCTAGAGGGAGAATTTCCTCAATGTTCTCAGGAGCCGAACTTGGTTTTCCTCCTTTTAAATAATAATAGATTTTCTGGCAAGTTCCCATCATCACTTCGAAACTACTCGAACTTGGCCTTTGTGGATATGTCAAGGAATAATTTGTATGGAGAGGTACCACAGTGGATTGGAGAGTTGGTATATTTGCGCTTTCTGCAACTAAGCCACAACTTGTTTCATGGAAAAATTCCAACTAGTATCACAAACCTTTGA